ATGGTGTCCGGGAGGTCCGAATCGACCGACCGGTCGGCCAGGCCACGGGTGATCGCATCGAACATCGCGTCGGTGTCGCCGTGGGCGAACAGCCGCCCGCCGGGCTGATCTTCCGGCACGATCTCCAGGTGGGGCGGGATGTCCGAGGCGACGACGTTGCAGCCGGCGCCGACCGCCTCCAGCAGCGTCAGTGGCAGCCCCTCCAGGTCTGAGGGTTGCACGAACAGCCGTGCGTTGCTGAACATCTCGTCGAGTTCCGGACCGTAGGTGTAGCCCGGCATGATCACCCGACGGTCCCGTGCGGCCATCGTGTGCAGCTGGTCGACGTACTCGTCGGTGTCGCCGGAACCGCCGACCACGACCAGCTTCAGCTCGTCGTCGGTGACCCGGGCGAACGTCTCGATCAGCAGGTCCGGACGCTTCTCCGGGACCAGCCGACCGACGAACAACAGATAGTCCCCGCCGTGCAGACCGTGCTTCTCCGTGATCAGTTTCGGCTCTCGGTGGGGCCGGGTGTTGATGCCGTTCGGGATCGCGACGCAGGTCCGTCCGTAGCGCACGCGGTATTCGTCGTCGAGCGCCTGGGACACGGTGATCGTCCGGTGCGGTACACGGGCGCTGAGCCAGGTGCCCAGCCGTAGTGCCTGGCGCGGTGCCCAGCCCCACTTGGCACGATCGGCGTCGAGACCGTGGATCGTCTGGACGATCACCGTGTCCCAGGCGGCGCGGGCAAACGGGGTGAACAGGCCGGGTCCGACGGCGTGGTAGTGCAATACCTCCTGCCGTTCCCGCAGCGCAACCGCGGTTGCGGCGGCAGCATGGGTGAATGCTTCGACGCCACGCCCGGGGAGGGGGTCGAGCTGCACGACCCGCATGCCGCGGTACTCCTCGGCGCCCGGGTCGAGGACCTCGCTGACGTAGCCGCGCTGGGCGTAGACGGTCACTTCATGGCCGCGCTGCGCCAGCCGCGAGCCGATCTCTTCGACGTGATGCTCGATGCCGCCGAAGGTGGCCGGGACGCCTCGGGTACCGAGCATGGCAATACGCAACCCCATCGGTCGCCTCCATCTTGCGTGCCTACGTGCTTCGTGTGTCCGATCCGGTGTGGGAACGAGTCGGTGTGGGAGCCGGCCCGGTTGGGCCTAGGCCAACTCCGAATAGATCGCCTCGAGGTCCTGCAGGTGTCGCCGCAGCGACGATCGTTCGACGGTGTACGCCCGCGC
Above is a genomic segment from Skermania piniformis containing:
- a CDS encoding glycosyltransferase family 4 protein, with translation MGLRIAMLGTRGVPATFGGIEHHVEEIGSRLAQRGHEVTVYAQRGYVSEVLDPGAEEYRGMRVVQLDPLPGRGVEAFTHAAAATAVALRERQEVLHYHAVGPGLFTPFARAAWDTVIVQTIHGLDADRAKWGWAPRQALRLGTWLSARVPHRTITVSQALDDEYRVRYGRTCVAIPNGINTRPHREPKLITEKHGLHGGDYLLFVGRLVPEKRPDLLIETFARVTDDELKLVVVGGSGDTDEYVDQLHTMAARDRRVIMPGYTYGPELDEMFSNARLFVQPSDLEGLPLTLLEAVGAGCNVVASDIPPHLEIVPEDQPGGRLFAHGDTDAMFDAITRGLADRSVDSDLPDTIRATYTWTNCVDALEEVYYESAAIATRGRRGRPAGIDSVPVGSASVSSAAVGSAAVSAAWPPPSPSA